One Trichormus variabilis 0441 genomic window, TCGATATCTTGAGGTACTCCCAGATAACGCTTTTCCAGCCGACGAGCTAAGTAAGCCACTTGTTTAATTAATGCCTGGGGTACTCTTCCGGTACCTTCTAGTTTCACCGAAGACAAATTATCGGCCTCCAGCACAAAAGCCCGATATTGTTCTGGTGTGACTTTGCCGGAAACAACTTGAGTAGGGCTACCGGGTAGGGCTTCGATAATCACCGCATCACCTTGCTGGGTAATAGGATCACGGCTAAAAGCTACCCCAGAATAGGCGCTTTGGACTTGTTGTTGAATCAGGACTGACATGGCTGTGTCGGGTAAACCGCGATCGCGCCGATACTGCACAGCCGGTGAATAATTATATGATTCTCTGACTTCTGTAATGGCTTGTTGTAGTTGCTGATAACTGGCAACTTGGATCACTGTTAAATATTGCCCAGCCGCCGAAGCCTGTTCTGAGTCTTCCCCAATGGCGGAAGAACGGACAACTATGGGTGATAATTCGGAAGGTTGGAGGAATTCTAATAACTTTTCTGGATCGTCTCCAGGGGTGAGTACCCAACCCTTTGGTACTTGATAACCCCAGCGCTTAATTTGAGATAAAGTAGCGGCTTTGTGTCCCACGATCGCCGGATCTAACTCATCATCTAAACTGAGGATGACATCATTGCCCTGTAAATATTCAAATGCGCCTTGTGACTCTGCATCTACCTCTTGGGAAGACAAATCCAAGTCGTCAGGAATTTTCTTATAAATCCACCATAACAATCCCGCTAGTGCTACAGCACTAATAATTTTAGGAAAGTCTTCGGCGTGGAGAAGCACCACAAATAAAGGAAACACAAATAAGACCCCGTACTTTACCACATTTCTCGACTGCAACAGGGTGAAGCTGATAATTGCCAACAGGCTCACAAAAATTGTTAGCAGGGGATCATGTACTAATAATCCCCAAACTACGTTGGTTGTCCCCGCCCCTCTGCCCATAAAGTACCTACCGAGTACCAAAGCTATCAGGGAAAGCAATTCCCAAAATGACCCCTCAGGGAAGAAAGCACGAGCAAGATAAATTGCAGCGACTCCTTTAAGGGCTTCTGATACAACCGCTAAAATCCCAGCAATTGTGCCACCGTGGTAAAAAGCTGCGGAGACACTGATATTTCTTGTACCTATTTGAGCTAAACGTCTCTTCTTGAGCGCGTAAGTAATCCAAGCAATTACAGGTAACGCGCCCAAGAAGGGACAGACAATTAATATAACTAAGGCACCCCAAAGTTCTCTCATTTATGAATTTTTGATTTGAGATTAATCTTGCACTTAAAACCTCAAATCTTCAATATCTAAAGTTTTTCTACAATTTTGGCTGCTGATTCTGGGGATGTTGTTAGTCGCTTGACGAAGACACATACTGGAAATCGATGAGGACTCACGCAATGAAAATTTGTGAGGATTCAGGGGTATGAGGATATGAGGGTTTAATAGCTTTTGATCCTTACCCATAACCCTAATAGGTATGTTTTCATACGTAAGCCCTCACTGTATTTCTGATGTCCCTCTAAGCTATTACACGCTCAGTTGAGTGCGTAAGCTGCTTGTAACGCCCAAATAATCAAACCAGCGATCGCTCCCAACAGTAATACTGTAGAGACGGTAACTACTTTAGGGGAATCGGCCCCTTCAAATTTCATAATTCCGCGATTTAAGTCGGACATAACTCTGTAATCCTCCTTTTTGACTGGGCTAATTTACCCGTTTTGATTTTAGTCTTTCTATTCGCTGATCAGGCGAAATTACTAATAATATTTTGTTTAAGCTTTGCAACATTTCCATCAACAATTTTACTGACTCCTCCAGACTAATTGTTCAGTTTTATACGAAATAATCAGGATGAAAGAATAGGGAATAGGAAATGAAGAATTGCTCAAAAGTCTGTGTTCAATAAATTTACGCAGAAATATTCCATCACATCAAGGGTGATATTTTATTTGTAAAAATGAGTATAATCATTTACTTTGAATTTAGTTATTTTCCGCGTTTAAGGAAGGGTTGGTGATAAATGAAATTAGTATTAACAATGATTTCGCTAATAACCATAGGATTACTAGCCCTGGAGATAGGGTTGCGATCGCTCTTTGGTTTTGGTAACCCTTTGGTTTACATCGGGGATCAGCATATTGGTTACTTGTTAGCTCCTAACCAGCGTACCCGTCGCTTTGGTAATCGCATAGAAATCAATGAATATTCTATGCGCAGTGCGGCGATCGCCAAAACACCTGCACCCGCCACACTGCGGGTTCTACTGTTGGGGGATTCGATTATTAACGGTGGTTGGTGGACAGATCAAACGAATACAATCTCCAATTTGATGACAGTTTCCCTTAGTTCAGCAACTCATGACAATTATCGCCAAGTGGAAGTACTGAATGCTTCGGCTAATTCCTGGGGGCCGAGAAACGAGCTAGCTTACTTGCAACGTTATGGTAACTTTCATGCCCAAATAATCGTGCTAGTACTGAATACTGATGATTTATTTGCCACTGCACCGACATCTTTACCAGTAGGACGCGATCGCAACTATCCAGACAAAAAACCGCCCCTAGCATTAATAGAAGTATGGCAGCGTTACATCCAAAAACCCCAGTCAATCCCAGAATTAGCCGCATTACAGAAAGAAGGGGGCGATCGTGTGGGGATTAATCTGGATGCTGTTAGTAAAATTCAAACATTCGCCCGTCAGAATAATAGCCAATTTCTGCTAGTGATGACTCCCCTATTACGAGAACTAGGTGAACCAGGCCCCCGTGATTACGAAATCACAGCACGTCAACGCCTGAAGGACTTTGCTCAGTCTCAGGAGATAAAATATATAGATTTTTTACCAATATTCAACGCCACAAATAACTTTAAAGCCTTATACAGAGACCATATTCATCTGAGTTTACAAGGAAATCAGCTAGTCAGTAAAGAAATTGAGCAAGCGATCGCTTCTCTTACTCATACAAAATAGGATGCTTATAGCGTTTCCCAATCCACTAAGGTACTAAGTAAAAATCCTCCGCGCCCCTCTGTCTTGAAAAGTTTCCTACGGAGGGAGACCCTCCTACAGAACTTTTCGCTGCGTTTAAAAAGAATAAATCTTTACCTCACTTGCTTAGAAATTGCTATATTGCAATACCCACTCTACATAGTTGTGAATTACTCATTATTTTCCCGAATCCACAGCGCCAAACCGCCCCCGCGTCCACGGGCGGCAATAAAATCCTGTGTCACTATAAAGAAAGCAAAAAATGCTTGTTTCGCTATGGATTGGCTGTAAAAATCTGCGTAATTACCTTTTCCAGAACGAATACTTTGTTGGTAAACTTTCCGACCAAATACATTAATATACATTTGGGTAAAGTCAAAAGCTAAAAGATTTTTCTTACCTAAATATTTAGCTGGGCCTGTAAGTTTTAATAATAATGACCCCAACTGTACCTGGTTGCCAACTTCCCCTCTGTTAACATCCTCTGTTGAACCAGAACTGAAGGATATATAAATTTTGGTAAATTGGGGTACATACCAACCCTTACCTAAAATTATTCCCCCGCGTTTTTGCGCTTTTTTCGTTCCTGTTGCAAAACACAATCGCCATTGTCCAACTAAACTATCAAAATCATAAGTTAGGTGTTGTTTCTTAGCTGATGTTTCTGCTTGTAACAAAGCATTTACTATTACCTCTGGGTGGGGACGAGTTTTGTTTTGTTCACGATAAGCCGCCGCCGCTTC contains:
- a CDS encoding SGNH/GDSL hydrolase family protein, with amino-acid sequence MKLVLTMISLITIGLLALEIGLRSLFGFGNPLVYIGDQHIGYLLAPNQRTRRFGNRIEINEYSMRSAAIAKTPAPATLRVLLLGDSIINGGWWTDQTNTISNLMTVSLSSATHDNYRQVEVLNASANSWGPRNELAYLQRYGNFHAQIIVLVLNTDDLFATAPTSLPVGRDRNYPDKKPPLALIEVWQRYIQKPQSIPELAALQKEGGDRVGINLDAVSKIQTFARQNNSQFLLVMTPLLRELGEPGPRDYEITARQRLKDFAQSQEIKYIDFLPIFNATNNFKALYRDHIHLSLQGNQLVSKEIEQAIASLTHTK
- a CDS encoding RNA polymerase subunit sigma: MKFEGADSPKVVTVSTVLLLGAIAGLIIWALQAAYALN